The genomic region ACGTCTGATCACCCTTCTTCCTGATAGACCAATAACTCAatctcaccaaaaaaaaaaagtttcaaaacgGAGAGCCAGAGCTCTTGGATTTGCCAAGCATCATGTCTTTAGCTTCGTTGATCTTAGACGCAAGGTAATGGCTTCCTCCTGCATCTGGATGGTTAGCCACCATCACTCTCCTGTGAGCTTCCTTCACCTTCTCCGCCGCTACACTCTCCCTGTTCACACCAccacatgtaaaaaaaaaaatgtatcaagCCACAATTATAAAATGAACCAAAAAATCATATGGAAAACAGAACAGTAAACCTTTGAGTAAGAGGACATAGCTAATAATGTCTATTGATGATCGTTTACCAATGAATCTCAAAGTAAGTTAGTTCTTTTAGTTACCAGAGTTTATGACTGAGGGTAAAGACACATAAGAAACAAACCTAACACCGAGAATAAGAGCAGCTTCTCTCCGAGTCATAGCAGCTTGGAAACCACCTTCGTAGAACTTGCGGAACTTAGGCCTTGGTGGTCTTGCCTTGAACGCTTGCCACGCCTCGATTCCGTATTTACCAGCATAAGCAGCTGCAGCAACCGCAACGCCTGCAAGTATCGGTGCAACCTGGAGAAAACGCAATTACAAAAatttgagaagaagaaactgtTTAGTGGTGACTCACACAACAGAGCAAGCAACAAGAACTGAACTTTCACTGTAGGAAAGAACAAAAAGGAGATTCTTTTTCGACACTCTTAATCGAatcaaaaagataaaagatGGATGCTCTCAGTTTCATCAAAATGATTTTTACAGAACcaatcagtaaaaaaaatcaataaagaGCTGAAGAAACCAAGAAAATAAGAAGAGACGCATGTCAATTTATTACCATTTTCGGGGAGAGATTCAAGAGTTTGATCTGATGAGATTAGTAACACAACTCTTAAACAACGTTGGATGATCTCGATCGATTAGGGTTTCGGCCACTTCTTTGAGTTACCTGGACTTTGTCGAAACGCAAGTCGGAACCTTCTAACTCTTTTAAGTAGGTTTTTTCAgataaccgaaccaaacccaACTTGTTAAAGTGTTTGTTCGGTTTTCATAATAATCCGGTTTAACTTCGATTTCTTCACGAACATATATTAGCTGGAatccttttttattttcctaaaatatttgatgttttatggGTTTGACGATCTATAACCGGTTTGGATTCagttttcaaatttcttttgtaTGGTTTGATTCTGAATAAGCAAAATTAAATTGGTATCCATATGGTCTGGCTACATTTCCAGCATTGCTGAAGTGGCTTATTAAACTCTTGGAAATGAAGTAGTATTATTATCTATGAACTTGGCTCAGAACTAACATCAAAAGTATTCCATAATGTAAACCTTGGAGTACATTAGGAAAGGTTATGAGTGACAGAGACTTACGTATACAGTTCACAAAATAAATCATCATGGCACATTATTGTAAACCAACATTGTCACTTGCACTGTTTAAACAAATCTCAgcccaaaaatatatatgtgtaacggtgaataatagtaaaaattaagTTGCTTAGTCACACGGCGTTCTCACCGTCTTTAGAACGCTGCTTTCAACCTTGGGCGGGGCTGAGGATCGTTTAGGTTTGGGTGCAACAGAAGTCCGTTTCTTTATCGG from Raphanus sativus cultivar WK10039 unplaced genomic scaffold, ASM80110v3 Scaffold1104, whole genome shotgun sequence harbors:
- the LOC130503755 gene encoding mitochondrial import inner membrane translocase subunit TIM14-2; protein product: MVAPILAGVAVAAAAYAGKYGIEAWQAFKARPPRPKFRKFYEGGFQAAMTRREAALILGVRESVAAEKVKEAHRRVMVANHPDAGGSHYLASKINEAKDMMLGKSKSSGSPF